One segment of Platichthys flesus chromosome 15, fPlaFle2.1, whole genome shotgun sequence DNA contains the following:
- the LOC133970069 gene encoding dixin-like isoform X2: protein MIASLSRGSLLDEVLHGSSNEQLAAYISWVNCQLKRKPGLKPITNLRQDLHDGVVLTQLIEIVAGEVLEGVFVTPQSKDESRKNVEQVLQFISSRHIRMPHISARDIVDGNLKSVMRIILALAAHFKPSANHRAATGRTLTRGHASHNPLSPVALAQGAAAALATAHFDASQPARVTRIHSDWGLDKEKIVCVRALVKQYEREQDNPQPTSSVSPVSYPKAPTSSHPDRSEDDRQQQQSSVESSHAVVETTWEDSLNETLENDVQETRKMVSALQALLLHGSLPEDETDVSLTLDQCNSEQQLVVIRSRLDQSMEEALELKRELLHCKQEIRNLQGVKGAQQQRLCTQEASILQMKQELLRASMTKDELNNRNAELQWKMEENNRLWGECKKEIGQKDRLLQQLKHMLEESQTQQNELQRELEHKNNLMQELMGRDLQQIPCGTENNGCSYSGNPAPSVSGQADEVQLLRDALRSLRNNFRDHDPQHHTLDTLEQGIVSLIDRLHVVHTHRGRGKSPRRKGQHTDSDPWSCTKIGQSHSGSSASTKILYFTGKSPTPSMINIQKRLGEVTLKDVKAAVDQEGNYKYHFKALDPEFGTVKEEVFLDTAVVPGWEGKIVAWVEEDHGDDRPL from the exons ATGATCGCCTCACTCTCAAGAGGAAGTTTGCTGGACGAGGTTCTTCACGGGAGCTCCAACGAG cagctggcagCTTATATATCCTGGGTGAACTGTCAGCTGAAGAGGAAGCCGGGCCTGAAGCCTATCACTAACCTCAGGCAGGACCTGCACGATGGGGTGGTGCTCACACAACTCATAGAGATTGTTG CTGGAGAAGTGCTGGAGGGAGTATTTGTGACTCCTCAAAGCAAAGATGAAAGCCGGAAGAATGTGGAGCAGGTCTTGCAGTTCATTTCCTCCCGACACATACGCATGCCACACATATCCGCAAGAG ACATTGTTGATGGTAACCTGAAATCTGTTATGAGGATAATTCTGGCGCTGGCTGCTCACTTCAAACCTTCAGCCAACCACAGGGCTGCTACTGGAAGGACCTTGACAAGAGGCCATGCCAGCCACAACCCTCTCTCCCCTGTGGCATTGGCACAAGGGGCCGCCGCTGCACTGGCGACCGCACATTTTGATGCCTCACAGCCTGCACGAGTCACACGTATCCACAG TGACTGGGGGTTGGACAAGGAAAAgattgtgtgtgtccgtgcactGGTCAAGCAGTATGAAAGAGAGCAGGACAATCCTCAGCCCACCAG CTCCGTCAGTCCAGTGTCGTATCCAAAAGCTCCAACCAGCAGCCACCCAGACAGATCGGAAGATGACCGCCAACAACAGCAGAGCAGCG TGGAGTCATCTCATGCTGTAGTGGAGACGACGTGGGAGGATTCTCTCAATGAAACTTTGGAGAATGACGTACAGGAGACAAGAAAAATGGTGTCGGCCCTGCAG GCTCTACTGCTTCATGGTTCTCTGCCTGAGGATGAGACGGACGTGTCTTTGACTTTGGACCAGTGCAACTCGGAACAGCAGCTG GTAGTCATTCGAAGTCGCTTGGATCAGAGTATGGAGGAGGCACTGGAGTTAAAG AGGGAACTGCTGCACTGTAAGCAAGAGATCAGAAACCTCCAGGGAGTCAAA GGCGCCCAACAGCAGAGGCTTTGCACTCAGGAGGCTTCAATCCTGCAGATGAAGCAGGAGCTTCTGCGAGCCAGCATGACAAAGGATGAGCTCAACAACCggaat GCGGAGCTACAGTGGAAGATGGAGGAAAATAACAGACTGTGGGGCGAATGCAAG AAAGAGATtggacagaaggacagactACTGCAGCAACTTAAACACATGCTCGAAGAAAGCCAGACACAGCAG AATGAGTTGCAAAGAGAGTTGGAGCATAAAAACAACTTGATGCAGGAGCTAATGGGCAGAGATCTGCAACAG ATTCCCTGCGGCACAGAGAACAATGGATGTTCTTACTCTGGAAATCCAGCTCCCTCTGTGTCAGGC CAGGCAGATGAGgttcagctgctcagagacgcACTCCGGAGTTTGAGGAACAACTTCAGGGACCACGACCCGCAGCACCATACACTGGACACCCTGGAGCAGGGCATAGTGTCACTCATCGACAGACTGCATGttgtccacacacacagg GGAAGAGGGAAGTCTCCAAGACGCAAAGGTCAACACACAGACTCTGACCCTTGGTCCTGCACAA AGATTGGTCAGTCCCACAGTGGCTCCTCTGCCTCGACTAAAATCCTTTATTTCACTGGAAAATCCCCAACGCCTTCCATGATCAATATTCAGAAAAG GTTGGGTGAAGTAACTCTGAAGGACGTTAAAGCAGCTGTGGATCAAGAGGGAAACTACAAGTATCACTTCAAGGCCCTTGACCCAGAGTTTGGCACAGTGAAGGAGGAG GTGTTTCTGGATACAGCAGTTGTTCCCGGCTGGGAAGGTAAAATCGTGGCGTGGGTAGAAGAGGACCATGGGGACGACCG GCCATTGTAG
- the LOC133970069 gene encoding dixin-like isoform X1, producing MIASLSRGSLLDEVLHGSSNEQQLAAYISWVNCQLKRKPGLKPITNLRQDLHDGVVLTQLIEIVAGEVLEGVFVTPQSKDESRKNVEQVLQFISSRHIRMPHISARDIVDGNLKSVMRIILALAAHFKPSANHRAATGRTLTRGHASHNPLSPVALAQGAAAALATAHFDASQPARVTRIHSDWGLDKEKIVCVRALVKQYEREQDNPQPTSSVSPVSYPKAPTSSHPDRSEDDRQQQQSSVESSHAVVETTWEDSLNETLENDVQETRKMVSALQALLLHGSLPEDETDVSLTLDQCNSEQQLVVIRSRLDQSMEEALELKRELLHCKQEIRNLQGVKGAQQQRLCTQEASILQMKQELLRASMTKDELNNRNAELQWKMEENNRLWGECKKEIGQKDRLLQQLKHMLEESQTQQNELQRELEHKNNLMQELMGRDLQQIPCGTENNGCSYSGNPAPSVSGQADEVQLLRDALRSLRNNFRDHDPQHHTLDTLEQGIVSLIDRLHVVHTHRGRGKSPRRKGQHTDSDPWSCTKIGQSHSGSSASTKILYFTGKSPTPSMINIQKRLGEVTLKDVKAAVDQEGNYKYHFKALDPEFGTVKEEVFLDTAVVPGWEGKIVAWVEEDHGDDRPL from the exons ATGATCGCCTCACTCTCAAGAGGAAGTTTGCTGGACGAGGTTCTTCACGGGAGCTCCAACGAG cagcagctggcagCTTATATATCCTGGGTGAACTGTCAGCTGAAGAGGAAGCCGGGCCTGAAGCCTATCACTAACCTCAGGCAGGACCTGCACGATGGGGTGGTGCTCACACAACTCATAGAGATTGTTG CTGGAGAAGTGCTGGAGGGAGTATTTGTGACTCCTCAAAGCAAAGATGAAAGCCGGAAGAATGTGGAGCAGGTCTTGCAGTTCATTTCCTCCCGACACATACGCATGCCACACATATCCGCAAGAG ACATTGTTGATGGTAACCTGAAATCTGTTATGAGGATAATTCTGGCGCTGGCTGCTCACTTCAAACCTTCAGCCAACCACAGGGCTGCTACTGGAAGGACCTTGACAAGAGGCCATGCCAGCCACAACCCTCTCTCCCCTGTGGCATTGGCACAAGGGGCCGCCGCTGCACTGGCGACCGCACATTTTGATGCCTCACAGCCTGCACGAGTCACACGTATCCACAG TGACTGGGGGTTGGACAAGGAAAAgattgtgtgtgtccgtgcactGGTCAAGCAGTATGAAAGAGAGCAGGACAATCCTCAGCCCACCAG CTCCGTCAGTCCAGTGTCGTATCCAAAAGCTCCAACCAGCAGCCACCCAGACAGATCGGAAGATGACCGCCAACAACAGCAGAGCAGCG TGGAGTCATCTCATGCTGTAGTGGAGACGACGTGGGAGGATTCTCTCAATGAAACTTTGGAGAATGACGTACAGGAGACAAGAAAAATGGTGTCGGCCCTGCAG GCTCTACTGCTTCATGGTTCTCTGCCTGAGGATGAGACGGACGTGTCTTTGACTTTGGACCAGTGCAACTCGGAACAGCAGCTG GTAGTCATTCGAAGTCGCTTGGATCAGAGTATGGAGGAGGCACTGGAGTTAAAG AGGGAACTGCTGCACTGTAAGCAAGAGATCAGAAACCTCCAGGGAGTCAAA GGCGCCCAACAGCAGAGGCTTTGCACTCAGGAGGCTTCAATCCTGCAGATGAAGCAGGAGCTTCTGCGAGCCAGCATGACAAAGGATGAGCTCAACAACCggaat GCGGAGCTACAGTGGAAGATGGAGGAAAATAACAGACTGTGGGGCGAATGCAAG AAAGAGATtggacagaaggacagactACTGCAGCAACTTAAACACATGCTCGAAGAAAGCCAGACACAGCAG AATGAGTTGCAAAGAGAGTTGGAGCATAAAAACAACTTGATGCAGGAGCTAATGGGCAGAGATCTGCAACAG ATTCCCTGCGGCACAGAGAACAATGGATGTTCTTACTCTGGAAATCCAGCTCCCTCTGTGTCAGGC CAGGCAGATGAGgttcagctgctcagagacgcACTCCGGAGTTTGAGGAACAACTTCAGGGACCACGACCCGCAGCACCATACACTGGACACCCTGGAGCAGGGCATAGTGTCACTCATCGACAGACTGCATGttgtccacacacacagg GGAAGAGGGAAGTCTCCAAGACGCAAAGGTCAACACACAGACTCTGACCCTTGGTCCTGCACAA AGATTGGTCAGTCCCACAGTGGCTCCTCTGCCTCGACTAAAATCCTTTATTTCACTGGAAAATCCCCAACGCCTTCCATGATCAATATTCAGAAAAG GTTGGGTGAAGTAACTCTGAAGGACGTTAAAGCAGCTGTGGATCAAGAGGGAAACTACAAGTATCACTTCAAGGCCCTTGACCCAGAGTTTGGCACAGTGAAGGAGGAG GTGTTTCTGGATACAGCAGTTGTTCCCGGCTGGGAAGGTAAAATCGTGGCGTGGGTAGAAGAGGACCATGGGGACGACCG GCCATTGTAG
- the dlat gene encoding dihydrolipoyllysine-residue acetyltransferase component of pyruvate dehydrogenase complex, mitochondrial, with protein MLRLILRLRPSSGLPCPRALPNGPAALSSRSVPGTGGLRRLHRGAAYRAASLSSGLGHRATVLRCPPLSGSYQAKRFYCLPPHQKVELPALSPTMQTGTIARWEKKEGEKISEGELIAEVETDKATVGFEMLEECYLAKILVAEGTRDVLVGSVICITVEDPDLIPAFKDVTLDSLKAAGAAPSPAASAPPPPPPAAAAPPAAPGSSYPTHMKVTLPALSPTMTMGTVQRWEKKVGEKLSEGDLLAEIETDKATIGFEVQEEGYLAKIMVKEGTRDVPLGTPLCIIVEKESDIAAFKDYVETGVAEVSTPPPAPAPVAAPVTAAATPAVAAPAASRKGRVFASPLARKLASEKGIDLAQVGGSGPDGRVTRKDIESFVPPKPAAVEAAAPSPAAAAPAPAPAPAPAAAPMSPAGTFTDVPISNIRKVIAQRLMQSKQTIPHYYLSVDVNMDQVIELRKELNVEVHAQNIKLSVNDFIIKASALACLKVPECNSSWMDTVIRQNHVVDVSVAVSTANGLITPIVFNAHTKGLASICSDVSALAAKAREGKLQPHEFQGGTFTISNLGMFGVKNFSAIINPPQACILAVGGSEKRLMPADNEKGFDVASMMSVTLSCDHRVVDGAVGAQWLAEFRKFLERPVTMLL; from the exons ATGCTCCGTCTCATCCTGCGGCTCCGGCCGTCCTCCGGGCTGCCATGTCCCCGTGCCCTCCCCAACGGGCCTGCTGCGCTCAGCTCCCGCTCCGTGCCCGGAACCGGAGGTCTGCGGCGGCTCCACCGTGGAGCAGCGTACCGGGCCGCCTCCCTGAGCTCCGGCCTCGGCCACAGAGCGACGGTGCTGCGGTGTCCCCCGCTGTCAGGCTCCTATCAGGCCAAGAGGTTCTACTGCCTCCCGCCCCACCAGAAG GTGGAGCTCCCTGCACTGTCACCCACCATGCAGACCGGAACGATAGCTCGctgggagaagaaggagggagaaaaaatcAGCGAGGGCGAACTCATAGCTGAG GTGGAGACTGACAAGGCCACTGTGGGCTTTGAGATGCTGGAGGAGTGCTATCTGGCAAAAATCCTGGTGGCTGAGGGGACAAGAGATGTTCTTGTTGGTTCAGTAATCTGCATCACGGTTGAGGA CCCTGACCTCATCCCAGCCTTTAAGGACGTAACGTTGGACTCACTTAAAGCAGCCGGTGCCGCTCCTTCCCcagctgcctctgctcctcctccacctcctcctgctgctgctgctcctcctgcagcccccGGCAGCTCATATCCCACACACATGAAG GTCACACTCCCCGCCCTCTCTCCCACCATGACGATGGGAACAGTGCAGCGCTGGGAGAAGAAGGTCGGAGAGAAGCTCAGTGAAGGAGATCTGCTGGCTGAGATCGAGACTGACAAGGCGACCATCG gctttgaggtgcaggaggagggatATTTGGCCAAAATAATGGTGAAAGAGGGAACTCGGGACGTCCCCTTGGGAACGCCGCTCTGCATCATTGTAGAGAAAGAAAGCGACATCGCTGCCTTCAAGGATTACGTAGAAACTGGAGTGGCAGAGGTTTCCACACCCCCCCCAGCTCCAGCGCCT gtgGCAGCTCCAGTAACTGCAGCAGCCACTCCTGCAGTCGCTGCCCCAGCAGCCTCCAGGAAGGGGCGTGTGTTCGCCAGCCCGCTCGCCAGGAAACTGGCCTCTGAGAAAGGAATTGACCTGGCACAGGTTGGCG GTTCTGGTCCTGATGGACGTGTCACCAGGAAAGACATTGAGAGTTTTGTTCCACCAAAGCCTGCAGCT GTTGAAGCTGCTGCTCCTAGTCCAGCTGCTGccgctcctgctcctgctcctgctcctgcacctgctgctgctcctatGTCCCCAGCTGGAACCTTCACAGACGTCCCCATCAGCAACATCCGAAAG GTCATTGCTCAGAGGTTGATGCAGTCCAAGCAAACCATCCCACACTATTATCTGTCTGTAGACGTCAACATGGACCAAGTGATCGAGCTTCGGAAAGAGCTCAATGTT GAAGTACACGCCCAGAATATCAAACTTAGTGTGAATGACTTCATCATCAAAGCCAGCGCTCTGGCCTGCCTCAAGGTTCCCGAGTGTAACTCTTCCTGGATGGACACAGTCATTCGCCA GAACCATGTGGTGGACGTGAGTGTAGCAGTGAGCACAGCCAATGGTCTGATCACACCCATCGTGTTTAATGCCCACACCAAAGGACTGGCCTCCATCTGCTCCGATGTTTCTGCCCTTGCTGCCAAAGCCAGAGAAGGCAAACTGCAGCCACACGAGTTCCAG GGAGGCACGTTCACAATCTCTAACTTGGGGATGTTCGGCGTAAAGAACTTCTCAGCGATAATCAACCCTCCTCAGGCCTGTATCCTCGCTGTGGGAGGCTCAGAGAAACGATTGATGCCTGCTGATAACGAGAAAGG GTTCGACGTAGCCAGCATGATGTCAGTGACACTGAGCTGTGACCACCGGGTGGTGGACGGCGCAGTCGGCGCTCAGTGGCTCGCAGAGTTCCGCAAGTTCCTGGAGAGACCTGTCACGATGCTGTTGTGA